Proteins encoded by one window of Paenibacillus sp. DCT19:
- a CDS encoding TetR/AcrR family transcriptional regulator, which translates to MEKTFESEWFIDINGDRIQNANKNLILHVAIDLFSQDGYNAVSIRDITRKVGIKESSLYNHFSNKIEILETIYFNFRMDVANIIPPQEGLDEIVSSMDIERFLIQGLKNFMDHIENPKMEKIWRIIYLEQVRDEKARSIYLNDIVEGMSNFMEIVFKKYFTLGQIQYHDPKMLSVNYQYPLLQMVSLYILKRLDGEKTTEIEQNMMEHIRFFVGIVRV; encoded by the coding sequence ATGGAAAAAACGTTTGAATCTGAGTGGTTTATAGATATCAATGGGGATAGGATTCAGAACGCTAATAAAAATCTCATTCTTCATGTTGCAATCGATCTTTTTTCTCAAGATGGATATAATGCTGTCTCAATTAGAGATATTACGAGAAAGGTAGGAATTAAGGAAAGTTCTTTGTATAACCATTTTAGTAATAAGATCGAGATACTAGAAACGATTTATTTTAATTTTCGGATGGACGTAGCCAATATTATTCCACCACAAGAAGGTCTGGATGAGATTGTGTCTTCTATGGATATTGAAAGATTTCTCATACAAGGTTTGAAGAATTTTATGGATCATATTGAGAATCCGAAGATGGAGAAGATCTGGAGAATAATCTATTTGGAGCAGGTAAGAGACGAGAAAGCAAGATCAATTTATTTAAATGATATTGTTGAGGGTATGTCAAATTTTATGGAGATCGTATTTAAGAAATATTTTACATTAGGACAAATTCAATATCACGATCCTAAAATGCTTTCGGTTAACTATCAATACCCGTTGCTTCAAATGGTCTCTCTGTATATTTTGAAAAGGTTGGATGGGGAGAAAACTACAGAAATTGAGCAAAACATGATGGAACATATTCGCTTTTTTGTAGGCATAGTTCGAGTCTAA
- a CDS encoding SDR family oxidoreductase: MKSYLVFGASKGLGDAFVRGVPQEGDKVWVVSRSKPKSLNLNDGVERVWIQADLADQHAATIVTDQLKNEKLDVLIYNVGIWEKEGFEDHYSFDRDEPADISQLIHVNITSTIVCIQALLPHLRQSSGGKIILIGSTAGLNNASSTQVSFVASKFAIRGITEALREHTRQDGIAVTCINPGELAAEIPYEQGAERALEEYNGTRIPLQDMVSIMKCIVSLSNAACVKEINVPALTDTNT, from the coding sequence ATGAAAAGTTACCTTGTATTTGGTGCAAGTAAAGGGTTAGGAGACGCTTTTGTCAGAGGGGTGCCTCAGGAGGGCGATAAGGTTTGGGTTGTGTCCAGAAGTAAGCCCAAGAGTCTGAATTTGAATGATGGTGTAGAGCGAGTATGGATACAGGCCGATCTTGCAGATCAACATGCCGCTACCATTGTTACGGATCAGTTAAAAAATGAAAAATTGGATGTTCTTATCTACAATGTGGGGATCTGGGAAAAGGAAGGCTTCGAGGATCACTATTCGTTCGATCGGGATGAGCCTGCAGATATTAGTCAGCTGATCCATGTAAATATTACTTCAACGATTGTATGTATTCAGGCCTTATTGCCTCATCTCCGACAATCTTCAGGAGGAAAGATCATTCTCATCGGTTCAACCGCAGGGCTCAACAATGCCAGTAGCACACAGGTTTCTTTTGTCGCTTCCAAATTTGCTATTCGTGGAATTACAGAAGCACTACGAGAACATACCAGACAGGACGGCATCGCTGTCACGTGTATTAACCCTGGGGAGCTTGCAGCCGAAATTCCTTATGAACAAGGGGCTGAGCGAGCGCTTGAGGAATATAACGGAACACGCATCCCGCTTCAGGATATGGTCTCCATTATGAAGTGCATCGTTAGCCTATCCAATGCGGCTTGTGTGAAAGAGATAAACGTTCCTGCGCTAACAGATACCAACACCTAG
- a CDS encoding glycoside hydrolase family 5 protein, with protein sequence MLMKMKKLGIHSLALVLLASVVFSGWGSKASAATPITSDFRSLSASQIVYEMGAGWNLGNSLEASVNGTPSETAWNNPTVTPELIKKVKAAGFNTIRIPVSYLSHIGSAPNYTINATWLNRVKTVVDYAYNEGLYVVINIHGDGFNSVQGGWLLVNGSNQTQIKEKYQRVWQQIANTFINYDERLVLESMNETFDGTYGNPNPAYYANLNAYNQIFVDTVRKTGGNNSARWLLIPGWNTNIDYTVGNYGFVLPTDTFRSSTIPSSEKRIMISAHYYSPWDFAGEESGNITQWGATATNPSKKSTWGQEDYLESQLKSMHDKFVTQGYPVVIGEFGSIDKTSYDSTNNTYRAIFAKAVAKTAKKYKAVPVYWDNGYNGQHGFGLFNRYNNTVTQQGIINAIMQGMQ encoded by the coding sequence ATGCTTATGAAAATGAAGAAATTAGGCATTCATAGCTTAGCTCTCGTTTTGTTGGCTTCAGTGGTCTTCTCTGGATGGGGCTCTAAGGCATCGGCGGCAACACCGATTACTTCAGATTTCAGATCTTTGTCTGCTTCGCAGATCGTTTATGAGATGGGTGCCGGATGGAATTTGGGGAATTCATTGGAGGCATCAGTCAACGGTACACCAAGCGAGACAGCATGGAATAATCCTACGGTCACTCCAGAGTTAATCAAAAAGGTGAAGGCAGCGGGATTTAATACGATCCGTATCCCTGTGTCCTATTTGAGTCATATTGGAAGCGCTCCCAACTATACGATTAATGCTACATGGTTGAACCGGGTAAAAACGGTTGTTGACTATGCTTACAATGAAGGCCTCTACGTGGTCATTAACATTCACGGGGATGGATTCAACTCTGTTCAAGGTGGATGGTTGCTTGTGAATGGCTCAAATCAAACACAGATCAAAGAAAAGTATCAACGTGTGTGGCAACAAATTGCCAATACGTTCATTAATTATGATGAGCGCCTTGTTCTGGAGTCCATGAATGAAACATTTGACGGTACTTACGGGAATCCGAATCCTGCCTATTATGCAAACCTCAATGCTTACAATCAGATCTTCGTGGATACCGTTCGGAAAACAGGAGGAAACAACAGCGCCAGATGGCTGCTGATCCCAGGTTGGAATACGAATATTGACTATACGGTAGGCAACTATGGTTTCGTTCTGCCAACAGATACGTTCAGATCTTCGACCATTCCGAGTTCGGAAAAAAGAATTATGATCTCGGCACACTATTATTCTCCTTGGGATTTCGCCGGTGAAGAATCCGGTAACATCACTCAATGGGGGGCAACGGCGACTAACCCATCCAAGAAGTCTACTTGGGGGCAAGAGGATTACTTGGAATCACAGTTGAAATCGATGCATGATAAGTTTGTGACACAAGGCTACCCTGTTGTGATCGGCGAATTCGGCTCCATTGACAAAACGTCATATGACTCCACCAACAATACGTATCGTGCAATATTTGCAAAAGCTGTTGCGAAAACAGCCAAAAAGTATAAAGCGGTGCCTGTATACTGGGACAATGGTTACAACGGCCAGCACGGATTCGGTTTGTTTAACCGGTACAACAATACGGTAACTCAGCAAGGAATTATTAATGCAATTATGCAAGGTATGCAATAA
- a CDS encoding leucine-rich repeat domain-containing protein has product MSEVWAASMSGAPWTIDKMDDAVRHLRNRATVSYVVGVDKLDDLMGLDQHVFAKRPDLILYVSNVEKNSPCPEEVVAQLAEMKHVTALKIHLQQRQHLTQLSALERMNYLEIHSPKAQSLDFIRNFKYLKYLLLSGKFNDLSPIEDCIRLETLVLNCAIEKLDFVVDLPFLAYLAIDSCTLNDSLDVLSTSNISMLRLSAVRNLSNIDTLETLKNLVYLRLSLPKVERLCDFSRLSNLRQLELDYMKSLQDIDHLWNANQLEVLELKEINPKLKAESFDRMAEMDRLRQVDFRYMGVNKGRMDALRKHMVEVGKAELLYENIPEENRIQSMALAHLSRILM; this is encoded by the coding sequence ATGAGTGAAGTATGGGCTGCTTCAATGAGCGGGGCTCCTTGGACGATCGACAAGATGGATGACGCTGTGAGACATTTGCGGAATCGAGCGACGGTTAGTTATGTTGTTGGTGTAGACAAGCTGGACGATCTCATGGGGCTAGATCAACACGTATTTGCGAAAAGACCGGATTTAATTTTGTACGTATCTAATGTGGAGAAGAATAGTCCTTGCCCAGAGGAAGTGGTGGCACAACTTGCTGAGATGAAGCATGTTACCGCGCTGAAGATCCACCTTCAGCAGAGACAGCATTTGACTCAATTAAGTGCGTTAGAGCGCATGAATTATCTGGAGATCCATTCACCGAAGGCACAATCGCTTGATTTTATTCGGAATTTCAAGTATTTAAAATACCTGTTACTGAGTGGTAAATTCAATGATCTCTCGCCGATTGAGGATTGTATCCGGTTGGAAACGCTTGTTCTGAACTGTGCTATCGAGAAGCTTGATTTTGTTGTAGATCTACCATTCTTAGCGTATCTAGCCATAGACAGCTGTACCTTAAATGACTCACTTGATGTTCTATCTACCTCAAACATTAGCATGCTGCGGCTATCTGCCGTTCGTAATTTAAGCAACATTGATACATTGGAGACATTGAAGAATTTGGTCTATCTGCGGTTGTCTCTTCCCAAAGTAGAACGTTTATGTGATTTCTCCAGGTTGAGCAACCTAAGACAGCTTGAACTAGACTACATGAAGTCATTGCAGGATATAGATCATCTATGGAATGCAAATCAACTAGAGGTGCTTGAACTAAAAGAGATTAATCCAAAGCTTAAGGCGGAGTCCTTTGATCGTATGGCGGAAATGGATCGTTTACGGCAGGTGGATTTTCGTTATATGGGTGTTAATAAAGGACGAATGGATGCCTTACGTAAACATATGGTGGAGGTAGGGAAAGCGGAGCTTCTCTATGAAAATATTCCCGAAGAAAACCGAATTCAATCGATGGCGCTTGCGCATCTATCTCGTATATTGATGTAG
- a CDS encoding methyl-accepting chemotaxis protein → MEQKSLHSESKRRGIKHLRLTTTLILMLAVSLVGLFVLFLSGIFGMNEVKEGQGKLYTDRFLHQTNILEIKADFYNMRANYTKLLDKQEYTDKQYEQVQKNKSNVMAGMEEFSARSLDPTEQEIFTDLQAKLEVYDQDIERIMNVKKTTGTYDDEERDRINKSSTAIVETITKLSTYNEEESAKLYAAAQETIREKAVMLSIVLLSTFAILGAVSFITIRNIIVRMRAINHYCAEVTQGNLTATLDPNLLQGNNEISVIARGIHSMTGATSTVITSVVQESRQINEMSDLTNQNMSELNERIREVSATVEELSATMEETSAYTENMNQSVNEVLRATEYISSRTKEEAESANVTSGKAEALKQEASESSKAAQDMYTSASAKMNEALERANAVDQISVLSQSILDITAQTNLLALNASIEAARAGEAGRGFAVVAEEIRKLADGSREAADQIRHVTSEVTESVAHLSSSAKEMLAFMYNQVGSDYQLLENTVGQYHNNAVDQANTVNDLHKTAQEVKETVDTLVRAIHEIATASEQSAASSQHIAEHMVSSSEQSLQVADQSDQVKESAARLNDLVKGFKI, encoded by the coding sequence ATGGAACAAAAATCATTACATAGTGAATCCAAAAGGAGGGGAATTAAACATCTGAGATTAACGACAACCTTAATCCTAATGCTTGCAGTTAGTTTAGTGGGTCTATTTGTCTTATTCCTGTCTGGGATATTCGGCATGAATGAGGTAAAAGAGGGACAGGGCAAGCTCTACACCGATCGCTTCCTGCATCAAACGAACATTCTGGAGATCAAAGCGGACTTCTATAACATGCGAGCTAATTATACGAAGCTTCTCGACAAGCAAGAGTATACGGATAAGCAATATGAGCAAGTTCAGAAAAATAAGAGCAATGTAATGGCTGGAATGGAAGAGTTCTCTGCACGATCATTAGATCCAACAGAACAAGAGATTTTTACTGATCTACAAGCTAAGCTTGAAGTCTATGATCAGGATATCGAACGAATTATGAACGTGAAGAAAACAACGGGAACTTACGATGATGAAGAGAGAGATCGAATTAACAAAAGTAGTACAGCCATTGTAGAAACGATCACGAAGCTAAGTACATATAACGAAGAGGAATCCGCAAAGCTATACGCTGCCGCTCAGGAAACCATTAGAGAAAAAGCGGTTATGCTTAGTATTGTGTTGTTATCTACATTTGCTATTCTTGGGGCTGTTTCGTTTATCACGATTCGAAATATTATTGTGCGGATGCGTGCGATCAACCACTACTGTGCTGAAGTGACGCAGGGGAATTTGACAGCTACTCTCGATCCGAATCTACTCCAGGGCAATAACGAGATTAGTGTCATTGCACGTGGAATCCATAGCATGACCGGGGCTACTTCAACTGTTATTACGAGTGTGGTTCAAGAGTCTCGTCAGATCAACGAGATGAGTGATCTAACCAACCAGAATATGTCGGAGCTTAACGAGCGTATACGGGAAGTATCTGCTACCGTGGAAGAGTTATCTGCTACGATGGAAGAGACTTCGGCATATACTGAAAATATGAATCAATCTGTTAATGAGGTGCTCCGAGCTACGGAATATATCTCTTCTCGTACGAAGGAGGAGGCAGAGTCCGCGAACGTTACCAGCGGGAAAGCTGAGGCTCTGAAGCAGGAGGCTAGTGAATCTAGTAAGGCCGCGCAAGACATGTATACAAGTGCAAGTGCGAAAATGAATGAAGCATTGGAACGTGCCAATGCGGTTGACCAGATTAGTGTTTTGTCCCAATCTATTCTGGATATTACGGCGCAAACCAACCTGCTCGCATTGAACGCTTCCATTGAGGCTGCACGTGCAGGAGAGGCAGGAAGAGGATTTGCCGTTGTGGCTGAGGAGATTCGCAAATTGGCAGACGGCTCTAGAGAAGCGGCAGATCAGATTCGGCATGTCACCAGTGAAGTTACTGAATCGGTTGCTCATCTATCCTCTAGCGCTAAGGAAATGCTTGCGTTTATGTATAATCAGGTGGGGAGCGACTATCAATTGCTGGAGAATACGGTCGGGCAGTATCACAACAATGCAGTGGATCAAGCCAATACTGTTAACGATCTTCATAAGACCGCTCAAGAGGTAAAAGAAACGGTCGATACGCTTGTACGAGCGATTCATGAGATCGCAACCGCTAGTGAGCAATCGGCTGCATCGAGTCAGCATATTGCTGAACACATGGTATCCTCCTCGGAGCAATCGTTGCAGGTAGCCGACCAGTCGGATCAAGTGAAGGAAAGTGCTGCACGACTAAACGATCTTGTTAAAGGGTTTAAAATATAG
- a CDS encoding methyl-accepting chemotaxis protein — protein sequence MLKRGSNNGARVTSIANTVSIVLLIIIVVVFTVLGTFMFSSTRNILIKQQESMLQTKTQAIVSEFDAMFKEKGSLVKQMSTNTLFQQYIETTESAAVATTSPHAAETQATLAAIVKEEPSFADAWIAGLEGKGFWLQNDGVSSAPDFDIQTRPYYEPVLATDGLYYSDPYIDIAAGNVLMGIFYPIKENNQLIGFAAADIAFKDIPAIMESYSLGNTGYSMLISKTGEILYHPDEEKVLKENITDNTGDFGEIGKKMIAGESGVQLITDDNGERRYIGYATSKDTGWAVGLTISEKEVLEELKTFTWITLGGFAVATLLLVIICYITLRYLLRSIPQLLTKIKLIEQGDLTIQLDAQANNEIGQISRGINTMVQKIQGMLQIVGSSAHVLNQSSTDLQSISSRTATTMNDTSTAINEIANATNYQSIETENILRKTGSLSSQIDEIATDAQAIETMVQTSADQSGQGLTVVAQLSQWAEENHNSTQAISSIIQEIDQSRHEISSFVDTVNQIATQTNLLALNASIEAARAGEQGRGFAVVAGEVRKLAEQTALATQEIYKKVRVIEEKTTTSVEHTARGMKIAEENAKSVEDTKQVFFSINKDLEDLKLRMIQISTNTANVHKHKDEILQALEIISSTTEENSASTEEVSASTQEQLDSIEQVADLSSQLNQLSSKLQEELKQFKVE from the coding sequence ATGTTGAAGCGGGGATCTAACAACGGTGCCAGAGTAACTAGCATCGCGAACACAGTATCCATTGTATTGTTAATTATTATCGTAGTCGTCTTCACCGTTCTTGGCACATTTATGTTTTCGAGTACACGGAATATTCTGATCAAGCAGCAGGAATCCATGCTACAGACCAAGACACAAGCTATTGTCAGTGAATTTGATGCGATGTTTAAGGAAAAAGGATCACTCGTGAAACAGATGTCGACGAATACACTTTTCCAACAATATATCGAAACCACCGAATCAGCAGCAGTGGCGACAACCTCACCACATGCGGCAGAGACACAAGCAACATTAGCTGCCATCGTCAAAGAAGAACCTTCATTTGCTGATGCTTGGATCGCAGGGTTAGAGGGAAAGGGATTCTGGCTGCAAAATGATGGCGTCTCTTCCGCGCCAGATTTTGATATCCAGACACGTCCTTATTACGAGCCTGTTCTAGCTACAGACGGTCTGTACTATTCAGATCCATACATCGACATCGCAGCAGGTAACGTACTTATGGGTATTTTCTATCCGATCAAAGAAAACAACCAACTCATCGGCTTTGCCGCAGCGGATATCGCATTCAAAGACATTCCCGCTATTATGGAAAGCTATTCCCTTGGGAACACGGGTTATTCCATGCTGATCTCCAAGACCGGAGAGATTCTGTACCACCCGGATGAGGAGAAAGTTCTAAAAGAAAACATTACGGACAACACAGGCGATTTTGGGGAAATCGGTAAGAAAATGATCGCTGGAGAATCCGGTGTCCAGCTTATTACAGACGACAACGGGGAACGTCGTTATATCGGTTATGCTACCAGTAAAGATACCGGATGGGCAGTAGGTCTAACGATATCTGAGAAAGAAGTTCTCGAAGAACTGAAGACCTTCACCTGGATTACGCTTGGCGGATTTGCTGTAGCTACCCTTTTATTGGTGATCATCTGCTACATTACTCTTCGTTACCTATTGAGATCCATTCCACAACTGCTCACCAAGATCAAATTGATTGAGCAAGGGGACTTAACCATTCAACTGGATGCCCAAGCGAATAATGAGATCGGTCAAATATCTCGCGGTATCAATACGATGGTGCAAAAAATTCAGGGCATGCTGCAAATCGTAGGCAGCTCTGCTCATGTACTGAATCAGTCCTCAACGGATCTGCAATCGATCTCTTCAAGAACGGCTACAACGATGAATGATACATCTACAGCCATTAATGAGATTGCGAATGCGACCAACTATCAGTCGATTGAGACAGAGAACATTTTACGCAAAACAGGTTCGCTATCAAGTCAGATCGATGAAATCGCCACCGATGCTCAAGCCATTGAAACGATGGTACAGACATCGGCTGATCAGAGTGGACAAGGATTAACGGTAGTAGCGCAGCTGTCCCAATGGGCCGAAGAGAATCATAATTCCACACAAGCCATCTCATCGATTATTCAGGAAATTGACCAGAGCCGTCATGAGATTTCCAGCTTCGTGGACACGGTCAATCAGATTGCAACACAGACCAACCTGCTTGCACTCAATGCTTCGATTGAGGCGGCACGTGCAGGAGAACAAGGTCGCGGATTCGCTGTTGTGGCGGGAGAAGTACGTAAGCTTGCTGAACAGACCGCCCTTGCGACCCAGGAAATATATAAAAAAGTACGTGTTATTGAAGAAAAAACAACAACATCTGTTGAGCATACTGCTCGTGGCATGAAAATCGCCGAGGAAAATGCAAAATCCGTGGAGGATACTAAACAGGTATTCTTCAGCATCAACAAAGACTTGGAAGATCTGAAATTGCGCATGATTCAGATCAGTACCAATACCGCCAATGTGCATAAGCACAAAGATGAAATTTTGCAGGCGCTAGAGATTATCTCCTCCACCACCGAAGAGAACTCAGCTTCAACCGAAGAGGTTAGTGCGAGTACGCAAGAACAGTTAGATAGTATTGAGCAAGTTGCTGACTTATCCAGTCAGTTGAATCAACTGTCCAGCAAATTGCAAGAAGAACTCAAACAGTTCAAAGTTGAATAA
- a CDS encoding aminotransferase class I/II-fold pyridoxal phosphate-dependent enzyme: protein MEFAKRMNHFSEGIFTRLLEIKRERLEKGQAVIDLSVGTPNIPPAPHIITALCEAAADPQNYIYAVNDQSELLQAASTWYKQRYNVDLDPKTQICSLLGSQEGLAHISLSIVDEGDLVLVPDPCYPVFADGPLLAGAELYYMPQQEEHGYVIQLEDIPEDIAARAKFMLVSYPNNPTTAMAPEQFYVDLIAFAKKHNIIVLHDNAYSELVFDGKTCGSFLSLPGAMDVGIEFNSLSKTYGLAGARIGFCVGNASVVSVLKKLKSNMDYGMFLPIQRAAIAAITGDQSQVEQVRAIYEERRDILCDGFSRLGWHITKPEATMFVWTRIPAHYTTSEQFATDLVNQTGVIVTPGSAFGPSGEGYVRLALVQSQEQLEQALQYVEASGILDPKN from the coding sequence ATGGAATTTGCAAAACGTATGAATCACTTCAGTGAGGGGATCTTCACCCGTCTGCTCGAAATCAAGCGCGAACGGCTGGAGAAGGGACAAGCGGTGATTGATCTTAGCGTAGGAACACCCAATATACCGCCTGCCCCACATATTATCACAGCACTGTGCGAAGCTGCGGCAGATCCCCAAAACTACATTTATGCGGTAAATGACCAGAGTGAGCTATTACAAGCGGCGAGTACATGGTATAAACAGCGCTATAATGTTGATCTGGATCCTAAGACACAGATCTGTTCTTTACTCGGCTCACAAGAAGGACTCGCACATATCTCCCTATCCATCGTCGATGAAGGAGATTTGGTGCTTGTTCCTGATCCATGTTACCCGGTGTTCGCAGATGGGCCTCTACTCGCTGGAGCCGAATTGTATTATATGCCGCAACAAGAAGAACACGGATATGTCATTCAACTAGAGGATATTCCGGAGGATATCGCAGCTCGTGCGAAATTCATGCTAGTGTCTTACCCTAACAATCCAACAACAGCGATGGCACCAGAGCAGTTTTACGTGGATCTGATTGCCTTTGCCAAAAAGCATAATATTATTGTTCTTCATGACAACGCCTATAGTGAACTTGTATTTGATGGAAAGACTTGTGGGAGCTTCCTCTCCCTGCCCGGCGCCATGGACGTAGGTATCGAATTCAATTCCTTGTCCAAAACCTATGGACTTGCTGGCGCAAGAATTGGTTTCTGTGTAGGTAACGCATCGGTTGTCTCTGTGCTTAAGAAATTAAAATCCAACATGGATTATGGTATGTTTCTACCGATTCAGAGAGCCGCAATTGCAGCCATTACCGGAGATCAGTCACAAGTTGAACAGGTACGAGCGATTTATGAGGAACGTCGGGATATCCTGTGCGATGGCTTCAGCCGGCTCGGATGGCATATCACGAAGCCCGAAGCAACAATGTTTGTCTGGACGCGGATCCCTGCGCATTACACCACCTCAGAACAGTTCGCAACAGACCTGGTTAACCAAACAGGTGTGATCGTTACGCCAGGTAGTGCATTTGGTCCTTCTGGTGAAGGATATGTTAGACTCGCTCTTGTGCAAAGTCAGGAACAGCTGGAACAAGCACTTCAATACGTGGAAGCCAGCGGAATCTTAGACCCTAAAAATTAA